The Nicotiana tomentosiformis chromosome 2, ASM39032v3, whole genome shotgun sequence genome includes the window TAGGCCTCCAGGCCTTTGATGTTCGGCTTTAACTTGCTGGCAGTTGGGACATTGGGCTACAATCTCCgcgatatcttttttcattccattccatcaatagatctgtcgaaggtcccgatacatctttgtcgctccgGGATGAACTGCATATCTAGAATAGTGGGCCTCCGAAAGAATCTTGGCACGGAGCTCTCCTACTGACGGTACACATAAGCGGCCCTGgtatctaaggactccatctccAATTAGCTCAAATAAAGGTTGTCGCTGCTGTGGAATACTTTCCCTCAGTTTTATAAGCTCAGGATCCTCGTGTTGTCGCTCTTTCACTTCGGTAACAAAAGAAGATTTTGCCGTATTCTGAACGAGAATGCGTCCACCCTCTGCATCTACCAAACGCACCTGCAAACTAGCTAGCTGGCATAGATATTTGGTCATCTTAACCTTATCAGCTTCAACATGGCTTAGACTGCCCATGGACTTCCAGTTAAGGGCATCAGCAATAATATTAGCTTtgccgggatgatataaaatattaacatcatagtcctttagtaattctagccatcttctttgtcgtaggttcagctccctctgtttaaataaataccgaaggctctggtggtcggtgaaaacatcaatatgaaccccatatagataatgccgccaaatttttagggcaaatacaactgcggctaactcaagatcgtgcgtAGGATAGTTCTGTTCATGTTTTCGCAACTGTCTAGAGGCGTAcgcgataaccttaccatgctgcataagaacacaacctaggccaattctcgaggcatcacaatatacaacataaGCATCGGTGCCATCCGGAAGAGTCAAGACAGGTGCCGTAGTAAGCCTTTTCTTTAGTTCCTAAAAACTTTGTTCACATgcctcagtccactgaaacttagctcccttatatgtcagtttcgtcaatggtgcagagatagaggaaaatccctccacaaaccttcggtaataccctgccaagcctaAAAAGCTACGAACCTTTGTCGGATTCAAGGGCCTCAGCCAAGTCATCACAGCTTCAATCTTTTGGccatcaaccttgataccatcgccggtaataacatgaccaagaaaagctacagaagttagccaaaatttacatttagagaatttagcatataacctgTAGTCCTGGAGAGTCTGCAATACAGCTCgcaagtggtccgcatgctcGGCTTCCGATCGCGAATAtatcaggatgtcatcaataaacacaatcacaaattcatccaagaatggtttgaatacccggttcataatatccataaaggctgctggggcatttgtaagcccgaaagacatgacaaggaatTCAAAATGGCCATACCTCGTCCTAAATGCTATTTTTGGGATATTAATATCCCTGACTCGTAGCTGATGATAACCGGATCGCAAGTTGATCTTCGAAAAGCatttggcaccttgtaactggtcgaacaagtcatcaatccgtggaagaggatacttattcttgatagtgactttgtttagttgcctgtagtcaatgcacatccgcaaggacccatctttctttcgaacAAAGAGTACCGGAGCACCCCATAGGGATGTACTTGGCCTAATAAAGCCTTTATCGagcaagtcctttagttgttccttaAATTCCCTTAGCTCTGCAGGAGCCAATCTGTAGggaggaatggatataggctgcgcaTTAGGAAGCAAATCTATAGCGAAATCGATTTCCCTTTCGAGGGGAATTCCTGGAAGCTCGTCAGGGAATACCgtcgggaattcattcacaataggaaccgactgaagagtcgctggctccttatctatatcCCTAACATAAAACAGATGGTATATACAACCTTTAGCAATAAACTTTCGAGCCctaaggtatgaaataaacttACCCTTGGGCGTGACTGCATTACCTTTCCATTCAAGGACAGGCTCACCAGGAAAATGAAATCGGACCAACTTTGCACGATAATCAATATTAGCATAACAAGCTGCCAACCAATTCATACCCATAATGACATCAAAGTCTAGCATAACCAATTCATCTAAATCAACAGAGGTTGGACGGTCATTAATTAACACTGTACAATCTCGATAGACATGATTAGCTACAATAGAGTCGCCAACTGGCGTAGACACCTCAACTGGCTGTGGCAACAACTCAGATCTCATGTCAAGCCTACCAGTAATAAATAGAGTAATATATGAAAATGTAGAGCCGGGATCCATCAATGCATAAATGGCATGAGAATGTattgtcaatatacctgtgacaacatctggggaTGCCTCTGAATCTTGTCGGCATGTGAATGCATAAAAGCAGTTCTGGCCACCACTAGAACCTGAGGTGTCTCCTCCACCTCTCCCCCTACCATGGCCCTGAGTAGACTGTGGACCTGGTTGGGGAGCACGGACTGAGGGCGAAGAGGCTGCTGTGAATCCTGAAGGCTGAGCTGGTGTACCTCTGCCTAACCCCGGGCACCGGCTAATATAATGTCCTGTCTGCCCACAATGAAAACATGCACTCGAACCCTGTCTACATTGCCCGGTGTGCAGCTTACCGCCTTGAGTACATGGAGGAGTAAGTTGTCTCATCTGTGCAGAACGCTCCTTTATTTGTTGAGTGATCGTGCTATCTAGGGCGATGCGGTAGCATTCTTGGGATGTGCGTTGTTCTCCTCatatgctgaatattccccatggagtCAGGAACTTGATGACCTGATATAAGCTGGAAGGGAAGGCCCTCATGGTGTGTATCTAAGGTTGCCATATTATGGCGTTGTATGTCGTgtcttggtccatgatgtggaatgtggtttccTGAGTGACGCCTTTGGCCAAGACAGGAAGTGTGATCGCCATATGTTTGCTTGACTGCATTGTTAAAAAGAGTTAGTGTGATGCAGCATGACACTGTCTTATCTTCGAGTTTCctttgtgcaagtactcgaggatAGATAATGCACGTGCCGCTCCCCTCGTCTACCATAATGTGTCTCACATCGGTATCCAAAATTTGTAAAGTaataacaagggcatcatagtgagggaaagccAAACCGTTGGTATCCAACTTATCGAATATGATACTctcttcgagttcatcataccgttcGCGGGTGATTaaccgtttgagcttgtgggtagTGGTTAACTTCACGCTGTTAATGGAAGCATCATCGccaccaccgatgatcatgtgaatggtgcgAGTTGGTGAGGGAGGTTTCAGCGGTCCTTGATGTTGTTCATGTCCTCTGACAGAGTTGGTCCTTCCCCGGTCGCTCAgcaactctttgaggtgtccttgtcgtaacatgtttacgacctcctgccgtagggcgatgcaatcttcggtTTTGTGCCCTCCTTCATGGTGGAACTCACAGAGGGTGTCCAACTTTCTGGTATTCGgatctgacctcatcttttgtggccattTAACCTTTGGTCCGAACTTTTCCAGGGCATAGactatctctgtaggtgacacacaaaagttGTGAGATAATAAAGGGGACATACCTCTTTTGTTCCAGTGAGTCCCTGTCTTTGATCTAGGCGGGCCTTCTTTATGGCGGGAGGAGGGCGCAACGGGCTCTCTAACATACGGTTGATGTCGTTCCCTATTAGGTCGCGGAGTTGCAAGATCTCTTCTGGTATTGTTTCTTCGATCTCTTCTGGGTTCGGCTTGTACCGAGGTCAGTCGATGAGTTGGTCCATTGAGGGCGTCCTCATCTGCTCAGACCTCGGCACAATATgcgttgtgtatttcatcccaagtagttGGGTGTACTTCATCAGTCGACTTAATAGATTTTTAGTCACCCTCGAACCATCCCTGCTCAGCCGGTTCTGGAAGGCTGCGACCGCCATCCCTTATGATACGTTCGGCAAGGTCATCCTTACTCGGTTGaaccgggcgaggaagtccctcaatcccCTCTCCTGGTGACTGTTTAATAGCAAATATGTCATTCACTCTCAcctcggccttcttggccccaACATGGGCCGTTATGAACTTGTTGGCTATCTCTTCGAAAGTTTCAATGGAGCGTGCAAGTagttgtgaataccatgttaacaCTCCTCATGTGAGAGTTTCACCGAATATTTTTAACAAAATGgaagatacttgttctttggcgaggtcattgcctttcacgacGGTCTTCAGGGTCGGTCGTGCCATCATATGTCCTAAGGTAGggtggcattttaaaggtttttggtaTAGCATGTGGGGCGGAATCATCACTATAAGGCTGCTCGACGAATCGGTTGGCATCTCTGTTTGGCAAAAGCTTAGGGGCGCCCGGTAATCGACCatttcttggtgttctctcatttggtcccgGATTGCTTTATTCTCATTCTTCATTTCCTCCATTCTTTTTATAATGCCTGTGAGAGTATCGTCGCTTGCACTATTAACGATATTATGAGTAATACCAGTCATTAGAGAAGGAGGGAGTTGGTTGTGTTGCTCGACTGCTGGTTGTATAACGCAAGTTCTTGTGCTTTCTGTACCCGTATTCCGAGCGGGCTTATGGAGGACGCTGGTTAATGTGTCAGTTAGCCATGCTTCAAGGAGCTTTTTTACAACTGGGGGTGTCCCCTCTTTCACAGATGTGGAGGctcccttaccaagagattttTTGATGCTGCAGTGAGGAGGAGTTGACCCATCTCGCCTAGGGGAGGCATGGAGCGTTGCATCTCCGTCTGTTGTTTCACAGCTTTCATTGATGgcgttcatgaggttggttgggaggtcacttaTTATTCTCATCCTTTATTCCCTCTTACCTGCCATGTTGGGATTTGTGCACACAAAGAAAAGGGACTCGTCCATACTCTCGGTAAAGTTTGGAAGACCACGACTGATCCTGAAAGGGAATGAATGGTAAAAATAGCATGTCGTATCAACGGAAAGTTCTGAGAATATTTCATTGTTCCTATATGGGTATAAAACCGTGTTAGAATTCTTGGAACGGAACAAAATAAAGTTGGGTCGAATGAATAAATGGATAGGGCTGCGGTTTCAATTAAATTATAGGGAAAGAAAAAGCAACGAgcttttgttcttaatttgaaTGATTCCCGATCTAATTAGACGTTAAAAATTTATTAGTGCCTGATGCGGGAAGGGTTTCTTGTCCCATGAGTGGATTCTCGATTTTTTTAATGAATCCTAACTATTACCATTTTCTATTATGGAGATGTGTGTGTAGAAGAAACAGTATATTGATAAAGAAAGTTTTTTCCGAAGTCAAAAGAGCGATTAGGTTGAAAAAATAAAGGATTTCTAACCATCTTATTATCCTATAACACTATAACATAGACCAATTAAACGaaacgaaaaaaaaaagagatgatAGAGAATCCGGTGAAAAGTTTACCTGTATCCAAGGTATCTATTCTTACTATAATACTTTGTTTTAACTGTATCGCACTATGTATCATTTGATAACCCTCAAAATCTTCCATCTTTGGTTCAAATCGAATTTCAAATGGAGGAAATCCAAAGATATTTACAGCCAGATAGATCGCAACAACACAACTTCCTATATCCACTTATCTTTCAGGAGTATATTTATGCACTTGCTCATGATCATGGTTTAAATAGAAATAGGTCGATTTTGTTGGAAAATCCAGGTTATAACAATAAATTAAGTTTCCTAATTGTGAAACGTTTAATTACTCGAATGTATCAACAGAATCATTTTCTTATTTCTACTAATGATTCTaacaaaaatgaatttttggggtGCAACAAGAGTTTGTATTCTCAAATGATATCAGAGGGATTTGCGTTTATTGTGGAAATTCCGTTTTCTCTACGATTAatatcttctttatcttctttcgAAGGCAAAAAGATTTTTAAATCTCATAATTTACGATCAATTCATTCAACATTTCCTTTTTTAGAGGACAATTTTTCACATCTAAATTATGTATTAGATATACTAATACCCTACCCCGTTCATCTGGAAATCTTGGTTCAAACTCTTCGCTATTGGGTAAAAGATGCCTCTTCTTTACATTTATTACGATTCTTTCTCCATGAATATTGGAATTTGAATAGTCTTATTACTTCAAAGAAGCCCGGTTACTCCTTTTCAAAAAAAAAGCaaagattcttcttcttcttatataATTCTTATGTATATGAATGTGAATCCACTTTCGTCTTTCTACGGAACCAATCTTCTCATTTACGATCAACATCTTTTGGAGCCCTTCTTGAACGAATATATTTCTATGGAAAAATAGAACGTCTTATAGAAGTCTTTGCTAAGGATTTTCAGGTTACCCTATGTTTATTCAAGGATCCTTTCATGCATTATGTTAGGTATCAAGGAAAATCAATTCTGGCTTCAAAAGGGACGTTTCTTTTGATGAATAAATGGAAATTTTACCTTGTCAATTTTTGGCAATGTCATTTTTCTCTGTGCTTTCACACAGGAAGGATCCATATAAACCAATTATCCAATCATTCCCGTGACTTTATGGGCTATCTTTCAAGTGTGCGACTAAATTCTTCAATGGTACGTAGTCAAATGTTAGAAAATTCGTTTCTAATCAATAATGCAATTAAGAAGTTCGATACCCTTGTTCCAATTATTCCTTTGATTGGATCATTAGCTAAAGCAAACTTTTGTACCGTATTAGGGCATCCCATTAGTAAACCGGTTTGGTCCGATTTATCAGATTCTGATATTATTGACCGATTTGGGCGTATATGCAAAAATCTTTTTCATTATTATAGCGGATCTTCCAAAAAAAAGACTTTATATCGAATAAAGTATATACTTCGACTTTCTTGTGCTAGAACTTTAGCTCGGAAACACAAAAGTACTGTACGCGCTTTTTTGAAAAGATCGGGCTCGGAATTATTGGAAGAGTTCTTAACGTCGGAA containing:
- the LOC138905392 gene encoding uncharacterized protein; the encoded protein is MGSLSHVEADKVKMTKYLCQLASLQVRLVDAEGGRILVQNTAKSSFVTEVKERQHEDPELIKLRESIPQQRQPLFELIGDGVLRYQGRLCVPSVGELRAKILSEAHYSRYAVHPGATKMYRDLRQIY
- the LOC138905394 gene encoding uncharacterized protein; protein product: MLRQGHLKELLSDRGRTNSVRGHEQHQGPLKPPSPTRTIHMIIGGGDDASINSVKLTTTHKLKRLITRERYDELEESIIFDKLDTNGLAFPHYDALVITLQILDTDVRHIMSSKHMAITLPVLAKGVTQETTFHIMDQDTTYNAIIWQP